Part of the Nodosilinea sp. PGN35 genome is shown below.
ACTCTCGGCTGCCCGCTCGCCAGATTCGCCAGATTGTCGATGAGGTGCTCGACATGGTGGGGCTGCCGGGCACGGGCGATCGCTTTCCGGCGGAGCTGTCTGGGGGCATGCGCAAGCGGGTCAGCTTTGCCCGGGCGATTGTCTCCAACCCCGACAACCCGCAGGATCGACCGGCGCTGCTGCTCTACGACGAGCCCACGGCGGGCCTGGATCCGATCGCCTCGACGGTGATCGAAGACCTGATTCGCGCCATTCAGCGCAACAACGGGTGCAGCTCGTACCTGATTGTCACCCACCAGGACAGCACCATTCGCCGCACCGCCGACCGGGTGATCTTTCTGCACCGGGGCAAAATTCAGTGGCAGGGGCCGGTGACGGCGGTGGATGAAACCGACAATCCCTTTGTGCGACAGTTCTTCAGCGGGCGGGTCGAGGGGCCAATTCAGATGGTGCAGTAGGGGATGGGCCAGACCTAAACCGGCTTGAGATGCCATTGACCCCGGTCAGGTCGGGCTGATTCAGTAGAGAATGGAAGATCAGTAGGCCATTGAGCGGTTGGGATAAGAGGCACCATGCGGGCAAGGGCAATTCGAGAGGGGTCGGTGGGGCTGTTGATTTTGATAGCGGTGGGCCTGTTTGCCGGGCTGGTGCTGTGGCTGCGAGGGCTAAACCCGGGCAGCCGCAGCTACCGGGCCACCATTGTGTTTGACAACACTTTGGGCATGCAGGAGGGCACCAGCGTGCGCTATCGGGGGGTGCCGGTGGGGCGGGTGCTGAGCATTGCCCCCACCGCCAACGCCGTGGATGTGGCGGTGGAAATTGGCCGCAACGATCTGCGGATTCCCCGTGACTCGACGATTTTTGTCAACCAGTCGGGGCTGATTGGCGACACCACCATCGACATTACCCCGCTGCGATCGCTCAGCGACCAGGAGATGACCATCGACCCCAGCCGGGAGGGCTGTCTGGGGCAGACGATTGTCTGCGATGGCGATCGCCTGGTGGGGCAGGTTGGGGCCAGCTACGAGTCGCTGATTCGCTCGGCGGAGGGGTTGGCCAACGCCTTTGCCGACCCAGAGATTATTGCCGACCTCAAGGTCACCCTCGACAACGCCACCACCCTGACCGAGAGCGCCAGCCTGCTGTCTGCGGAGCTGATTATTTTGTCGCGGCAGCTGCAAACCGACCTGGGGCCGCTGCTGGCTTCGGCCAACCGCGCCACTGACAGCGTTGGCCGGGCCGCCGCCCAGTTTGAGATTACCGGTACCGAAGTCAACCGCCTGGTGGTCACCAACCGAGGCACCCTGGTCAACACCCTCACCAATATCGATCGCAGCGCGGCCAA
Proteins encoded:
- a CDS encoding ABC transporter ATP-binding protein, whose amino-acid sequence is MADFHNPSTNPGPVSTALTSPLPPPPPGSRDSEILLELRGISKQFGSNQVLDNVDLTLYRGEAVAIIGPSGTGKSTILRIIAGLLSPDAGEIYVEGQRREGLIEDSPDPVGIGMVFQQAALFDSLSVEENVGFLLYQHSRLPARQIRQIVDEVLDMVGLPGTGDRFPAELSGGMRKRVSFARAIVSNPDNPQDRPALLLYDEPTAGLDPIASTVIEDLIRAIQRNNGCSSYLIVTHQDSTIRRTADRVIFLHRGKIQWQGPVTAVDETDNPFVRQFFSGRVEGPIQMVQ
- a CDS encoding MlaD family protein codes for the protein MRARAIREGSVGLLILIAVGLFAGLVLWLRGLNPGSRSYRATIVFDNTLGMQEGTSVRYRGVPVGRVLSIAPTANAVDVAVEIGRNDLRIPRDSTIFVNQSGLIGDTTIDITPLRSLSDQEMTIDPSREGCLGQTIVCDGDRLVGQVGASYESLIRSAEGLANAFADPEIIADLKVTLDNATTLTESASLLSAELIILSRQLQTDLGPLLASANRATDSVGRAAAQFEITGTEVNRLVVTNRGTLVNTLTNIDRSAANIQAITTTLSPALQRSEFIANLDRLSADAALAAADIRSITGTFNNAENLVMLQQTLDSARTVFQSAHKVLADVDELTGDPVIRRNIRDLINGLSGLVSLTNQLEQASQVAGSLTPAVGEQVERVTLTPVPGPLSPTSDGVAPVTITHQGQTYRLDVHSIQPR